The sequence CGCTTCGTCACGTTCGGTCGGCAAGGTCATGAAGTGGAAAGGGGAGGATGTGGCGGTCCAGGAACTTACCGCCAATTCCTTCGGCGGCATCGACATCGCCCTGTTCTCGGCCGGCGGAGGGACAAGCCTGGAGTTCGCTCCCGCTGCCGTCAAGGCCGGAGCCGTCGTGGTGGACAACTCGTCGGCCTTCAGGATGGAACCGGACATTCCACTCGTCGTACCCGAAGTCAACCCCGAAGATATCGCCAGGTATACGGAGCGCGGGATCATCGCCAACCCGAACTGTACGACCATCATCATGATCGTGGCGTTAAAGCCTCTCCACGATTTCGCCGGCATCAAGCGTGTCGTCGTGTCGAGCTACCAGTCGTCCAGCGGCGCCGGGGCCAAGGCCATGGAAGAGCTGATCAGGCAGACCAGGGATTGGGCCGCCGGCAAGGAACTTACGGTCTCGGCCTTCAAGCACCAGCTCCTGTTCAACGTCATCCCTCACATCGATTCCTTCACCGAAAACGGCTACACGAAGGAGGAGATGAAGATGCACAACGAGACCAGGAAAATGCTCCATGACGATCAGATCCAGGTTTCGGCCACCTGCGTGAGGGTACCTGTCCTGACGGCCCACTCCGAGGCAGTGAGCATCGAGACCGAAAGGATAATCACTCCGGAGAAGGCGAGGGAGCTGTTTAATGACGCTCCGGGAGTCGAGGTCCTGGACGATCCGGGCGACAA is a genomic window of bacterium containing:
- a CDS encoding aspartate-semialdehyde dehydrogenase, with amino-acid sequence MSGKKFNVAIAGATGAVGELLIKVLEERGFPIGEMRYLASSRSVGKVMKWKGEDVAVQELTANSFGGIDIALFSAGGGTSLEFAPAAVKAGAVVVDNSSAFRMEPDIPLVVPEVNPEDIARYTERGIIANPNCTTIIMIVALKPLHDFAGIKRVVVSSYQSSSGAGAKAMEELIRQTRDWAAGKELTVSAFKHQLLFNVIPHIDSFTENGYTKEEMKMHNETRKMLHDDQIQVSATCVRVPVLTAHSEAVSIETERIITPEKARELFNDAPGVEVLDDPGDNRYPMPLFVGGKDTCLVGRIRRDYSASNGLAFWVVGDQLRKGAATNAVQIAEILARDYL